A region of Methyloversatilis discipulorum DNA encodes the following proteins:
- a CDS encoding SDR family NAD(P)-dependent oxidoreductase — protein MGSKVCAIVGMGSGVGAAVARRFAAEGYCVAMISRDAGKLERYEHELAARGVTAQGFVVDAGSDESIVSAIENMRQAMPPPEVLIFNASVPRECAPSVLDPEALASDLRIGVLGALTAARAVLPAMRATGQGSILYTGGGLAMEPVAAAASLSVQKAALRNLVFSLHQELSPAGVHAAIVTIAGVLREGSLLDAARVADAFWTLHAQPPGQFAREIVLS, from the coding sequence ATGGGTTCGAAAGTGTGTGCCATCGTCGGCATGGGCTCGGGCGTCGGTGCGGCGGTGGCGCGGCGTTTCGCGGCCGAGGGCTATTGCGTGGCGATGATTTCCCGCGACGCCGGCAAACTCGAGCGCTATGAGCACGAACTGGCCGCGCGCGGCGTCACCGCGCAGGGCTTCGTGGTCGATGCCGGCAGCGACGAATCCATCGTTTCGGCCATCGAGAACATGCGGCAGGCGATGCCGCCGCCGGAAGTGCTCATCTTCAACGCCTCGGTGCCGCGCGAATGCGCGCCGTCGGTGCTCGACCCGGAAGCGCTGGCGTCCGACCTGCGCATCGGCGTGCTCGGCGCGCTGACCGCGGCGCGCGCGGTACTGCCGGCGATGCGAGCGACCGGACAGGGCAGCATCCTGTACACCGGTGGCGGCCTGGCGATGGAGCCGGTGGCCGCCGCCGCTTCGCTGTCGGTGCAGAAGGCGGCGCTGCGCAACCTCGTGTTCAGCCTGCACCAGGAACTGTCGCCGGCCGGTGTGCATGCCGCCATCGTCACCATCGCCGGCGTGCTGCGCGAGGGCAGCCTGCTCGACGCCGCCCGCGTGGCCGACGCGTTCTGGACGCTGCACGCGCAGCCGCCGGGCCAGTTTGCGCGCGAGATCGTATTGTCATGA
- a CDS encoding quinone oxidoreductase family protein, with product MTDFAVRMHRTGGPEVLQYEAVEPGAPGPGEARVRQHAVGVNFIDIYHRSGLYPVPLPSGLGQEAAGVVEAVGAGVSEVAVGDRVAYAGGPLGAYATARNIAADRLVRLPDGISFDTAAALMLKGLTAHYLLRRTCRVEAGDAVLIHAAAGGVGLIACQWARALGATVIGTVSMPDKAALAQANGCEHVLTGVAPADLPAQVRALTGGRGVRVVYDGIGRDTFMASLDCLQPMGMMVSYGNASGPVAPFEPGMLAQKGSLFLTRPTLFHYIAARADLVAAADELFARVLDGTLQINIQQRHALADCARAHEALAARRTTGSTILLPQ from the coding sequence ATGACGGATTTCGCTGTACGCATGCACCGCACCGGTGGCCCCGAAGTGTTGCAGTACGAGGCGGTCGAGCCGGGCGCACCGGGGCCGGGCGAAGCGCGCGTGCGCCAGCACGCGGTCGGCGTCAATTTCATCGACATCTACCACCGAAGCGGCCTCTATCCGGTACCGCTGCCGAGCGGACTGGGGCAGGAAGCGGCCGGCGTGGTCGAGGCGGTCGGTGCAGGCGTCAGCGAGGTCGCGGTCGGTGACCGCGTCGCCTACGCAGGCGGTCCGCTCGGCGCCTACGCCACGGCGCGCAACATCGCGGCCGACCGGCTGGTGCGCCTGCCGGATGGCATTTCCTTCGACACGGCTGCCGCGCTGATGCTCAAGGGGCTGACCGCACACTACCTGCTGCGCCGCACCTGCCGCGTCGAAGCCGGCGATGCGGTACTCATCCATGCCGCCGCCGGCGGTGTCGGCCTGATCGCCTGCCAGTGGGCACGCGCGCTCGGCGCCACCGTCATCGGCACCGTCAGCATGCCGGACAAGGCGGCGCTGGCGCAGGCCAACGGCTGCGAACACGTGCTGACCGGCGTCGCACCCGCCGATCTGCCGGCGCAGGTGCGCGCGCTGACCGGCGGCCGCGGCGTGCGCGTGGTCTATGACGGCATCGGCCGCGACACCTTCATGGCCTCGCTCGACTGCCTGCAGCCCATGGGCATGATGGTGAGCTATGGCAACGCGTCCGGTCCGGTCGCGCCGTTCGAACCCGGCATGCTGGCGCAGAAGGGCTCGCTCTTCCTGACCCGGCCGACGCTGTTCCATTACATCGCCGCCCGCGCCGACCTGGTCGCCGCGGCCGACGAACTGTTCGCCCGCGTGCTCGACGGCACGCTGCAGATCAACATTCAGCAGCGTCATGCGTTAGCCGACTGTGCCCGCGCGCATGAAGCACTGGCCGCGCGCCGCACGACCGGCTCGACCATCCTGTTGCCGCAGTGA